In Camelus dromedarius isolate mCamDro1 chromosome 3, mCamDro1.pat, whole genome shotgun sequence, one DNA window encodes the following:
- the PURA gene encoding transcriptional activator protein Pur-alpha has translation MADRDSGSEQGGAALGSGGSLGHPGSGSGSGGGGGGGGGGGGSGGGGGGAPGGLQHETQELASKRVDIQNKRFYLDVKQNAKGRFLKIAEVGAGGNKSRLTLSMSVAVEFRDYLGDFIEHYAQLGPSQPPDLAQAQDEPRRALKSEFLVRENRKYYMDLKENQRGRFLRIRQTVNRGPGLGSTQGQTIALPAQGLIEFRDALAKLIDDYGVEEEPAELPEGTSLTVDNKRFFFDVGSNKYGVFMRVSEVKPTYRNSITVPYKVWAKFGHTFCKYSEEMKKIQEKQREKRAACEQLHQQQQQQQEETAAATLLLQGEEEGEED, from the coding sequence ATGGCGGACCGAGACAGCGGCAGCGAGCAGGGTGGTGCGGCGCTGGGCTCGGGCGGCTCCCTGGGGCACCcaggctcgggctcgggctccgGCGGGGGCGGTggtggcggcgggggcggcggcggcagtggcggcggcggcggcggggccccGGGGGGGCTGCAGCACGAGACGCAGGAGCTGGCCTCCAAGCGGGTGGACATCCAGAACAAGCGCTTCTACCTGGACGTAAAGCAGAACGCCAAGGGCCGCTTCCTGAAGATCGCTGAGGTGGGCGCGGGCGGCAACAAGAGCCGCCTCACTCTCTCCATGTCAGTGGCCGTGGAGTTCCGCGACTACCTGGGCGACTTCATCGAGCACTACGCGCAGCTGGGCCCCAGCCAGCCGCCCGACCTGGCCCAGGCGCAGGACGAGCCGCGCCGGGCGCTTAAGAGCGAGTTCCTGGTGCGCGAGAACCGCAAGTACTACATGGATCTCAAGGAGAACCAGCGTGGCCGCTTCCTGCGCATCCGCCAGACGGTCAACCGGGGGCCCGGCCTGGGCTCCACGCAGGGCCAGACCATTGCACTGCCCGCACAGGGGCTCATCGAGTTCCGCGACGCTCTGGCCAAGCTCATCGACGACTACGGAGTGGAGGAGGAGCCGGCTGAGCTGCCCGAGGGCACCTCCTTGACTGTGGACAACAAGCGCTTCTTCTTCGATGTGGGCTCTAACAAGTACGGCGTGTTTATGCGAGTGAGCGAGGTGAAGCCCACTTACCGCAACTCCATCACCGTGCCCTACAAGGTGTGGGCCAAGTTCGGACACACCTTCTGCAAGTACTCGGAGGAGATGAAGAAGAttcaagagaagcagagggagaagcGAGCTGCCTGTGAGCAGCttcaccagcagcagcagcagcagcaggaggagacGGCCGCTGCCACCCTGCTACTGCAGGgtgaggaagaaggggaagaagattGA